A single Lactuca sativa cultivar Salinas chromosome 8, Lsat_Salinas_v11, whole genome shotgun sequence DNA region contains:
- the LOC111889267 gene encoding UPF0481 protein At3g47200, with the protein MISKSMETEISESEDVRIEMRGNLSEPADNVNHGYAREWEFCIQKYETVQRLERKRKIEKVPPLLLKGEKGERNRQCYEPMVISLGPYHHKRDDLAAADKYKLITLEEYCLSCKKTMDLLYNKVFEVVQDARKCYVDGSTDEYNDEQFTRMMLRDGCFVLFFIHCIASEPNTMLMLNIEYLGALGFLHIARDILLLENQIPFIVLQVLLDLQFPEDRGERILNEFFNYLNYGEITKKKEKVLEKKQPLHLLELYRSHFISLSSSFGQVPQKKIGVHQKNTNGKSNYVKRNRSFASVTELKAKGIFLKRTNVDDESSNEDIKFHSHCCYGELELVRRAVYSNSKAIYLNMIAYELCPHNPNDLRVSTYIRVMKSLVVHHDDVKELRDNKILLHSFGRDEEVVKMYDEIDVPAVNVHLFSQLRRGIEKHCNNKYKTWAAELINVYFSSPWKTVALLVATAILFTSFLQTYFSIRPLPNDSNQDIVKLLRRCIHSKPPSAPT; encoded by the coding sequence ATGATTTCAAAATCAATGGAGACGGAAATATCGGAAAGTGAAGATGTAAGAATTGAAATGCGCGGTAATCTATCGGAACCGGCCGACAACGTTAACCATGGCTATGCCCGGGAATGGGAATTCTGCATTCAAAAATATGAAACTGTCCAACGTTTAGAACGCAAACGAAAAATAGAGAAAGTACCTCCATTGCTCTTAAAGGGTGAAAAGGGTGAAAGAAACCGTCAATGCTACGAGCCAATGGTGATTTCACTTGGCCCTTACCACCATAAACGAGATGACCTTGCCGCAGCCGATAAATACAAGCTCATAACCCTCGAGGAGTATTGTTTGAGCTGCAAAAAAACCATGGATTTGTTATACAATAAAGTGTTTGAAGTAGTACAAGATGCTAGAAAATGTTATGTCGATGGTTCTACAGATGAATACAACGACGAGCAATTTACTCGAATGATGTTGCGTGATGGttgctttgttttgttctttataCATTGCATTGCTAGCGAGCCGAACACTATGTTGATGCTAAATATTGAGTATTTAGGCGCATTGGGCTTCTTGCACATAGCTCGTGACATTTTGTTGCTCGAGAACCAAATCCCGTTTATAGTACTCCAAGTTTTGTTGGACTTGCAATTCCCAGAAGATAGAGGCGAAAGGATCTTAAATGAGTTCTTTAACTACTTGAACTATGGAGAAATCACCAAGAAGAAAGAAAAGGTGCTTGAAAAGAAGCAACCACTTCATCTCCTCGAGCTTTACAGGTCCCATTTCATCTCGCTTTCCTCCTCTTTTGGTCAGGTTCCGCAAAAAAAGATTGGCGTTCATCAGAAAAATACTAATGGAAAATCGAATTACGTAAAGCGAAATCGATCTTTTGCATCAGTTACAGAACTCAAAGCTAAAGGGATTTTCTTGAAACGTACTAACGTCGACGACGAGTCTTCTAATGAAGACATCAAGTTTCACTCCCATTGTTGCTACGGTGAGCTTGAACTTGTGCGTCGGGCAGTATACTCGAATTCAAAAGCTATTTACTTGAACATGATCGCTTACGAGTTGTGCCCTCATAATCCAAATGACCTTCGAGTTTCGACTTATATTCGAGTAATGAAATCGTTGGTTGTTCATCATGATGATGTAAAGGAGTTACGAGACAACAAGATATTGCTTCATAGTTTTGGACGAGATGAAGAAGTGGTGAAGATGTACGATGAGATTGATGTACCGGCGGTTAATGTCCACTTGTTTAGTCAGCTCCGACGAGGAATTGAAAAGCACTGTAATAATAAGTATAAGACATGGGCGGCAGAGCTGATTAACGTCTACTTTAGTAGTCCATGGAAGACGGTGGCTTTGTTGGTGGCTACTGCTATTTTGTTCACTAGTTTTCTGCAGACTTACTTCTCCATCAGGCCACTTCCGAATGACTCCAATCAAGATATTGTCAAGCTTTTGAGACGATGCATACACTCTAAGCCTCCTTCTGCACCTACTTGA